In Acomys russatus chromosome 26, mAcoRus1.1, whole genome shotgun sequence, a genomic segment contains:
- the Il17c gene encoding interleukin-17C, which yields MTRQDPPLWGRPRSHRTLRCYSADELSHDQAPPHLLIRSARWEQALPVALVSSLEATGHRRQHGRSLVGTHCPVLRPEEILESDTHQRSISPWRYRIDTDENRYPQKLAVAECLCRGCINAKTGRETAALNSVQLLQSLLVLRRQPCSRDGTADPIPGSFTFHTEFIRVPVGCTCVLPRSA from the exons ATGACCCGTCAAGATCCCCCACTCTGGGGGAGACCCCGAAGCCATAGGACCCTGCGCTGCTACTCTGCTGACGAACTCTCTCATGACCAGGCTCCCCCACACCTGCTAATTCGAAGTGCCAGGTGGGAGCAGGCTCTCCCTGTGGCCCTGGTGTCCAGTTTGGAGGCCACGGGCCACAGGAGGCAGCATGGAAGATCTCTAGTTGGCACACATTGCCCTGTGCTGCGGCCAGAGGAGATACTGGAATCTGACACCCACCAGCGCTCCATCTCACCATGGAGATATCG CATCGACACCGATGAGAACCGCTACCCACAGAAGCTGgcggtggcagagtgcttgtgtCGTGGCTGCATCAATGCCAAGACAGGCCGTGAGACAGCTGCCCTGAACTCCGTGCAACTGCTGCAGAGCCTGCTGGTGCTACGGCGACAGCCCTGCTCCCGAGATGGTACAGCAGACCCTATCCCAGGATCCTTCACCTTCCACACTGAGTTCATCCGCGTGCCTGTCGGTTGTACCTGCGTTCTTCCCAGGTCTGCATAG
- the LOC127209366 gene encoding cytochrome b-245 light chain encodes MGQIEWAMWANEQALASGLILITGGIVATAGRFTQWYFGAYSIAAGVLICLLEYPRGKRKKGSTMERCGQKYLTTVVKLFGPLTRNYYVRAVLHFLLSVPAGFLLATILGTVCLVIASVIYLLAAIRGEQWTPIEPKPKERPQVGGTIKQPPTNPPPRPPVEVRKKPSVDGEEAATAGGPQVNPIPVTDEVV; translated from the exons TCCTCATCACAGGGGGCATCGTGGCCACAGCTGGACGCTTCACGCAGTGGTACTTTGGCGCCTACTCTAT CGCTGCAGGAGTGCTCATCTGTCTGTTGGAGTACCCacgaggaaagaggaaaaagggcTCCACCATGGAGCGCTG TGGACAGAAGTACCTGACCACTGTGGTGAAGCTCTTCGGGCCCCTCACTAGAAATTACTACGTCCGGGCTGTCCTCCACTTCCT GTTGTCAGTGCCTGCAGGCTTCCTGCTGGCCACGATCCTGGGGACCGTCTGCTTGGTCATTGCCAGTGTGATCTACCTGTTG GCAGCCATCCGTGGTGAGCAGTGGACCCCCATTGAGCCTAAACCCAAGGAACGGCCCCAGGTTGGAGGCACCATCAAGCAGCCACCCAccaaccccccaccccggccGCCAGTGGAGGTCCGCAAGAAGCCTAGTGTGGATGGGGAGGAGGCAGCCACAGCTGGAGGCCCCCAGGTCAACCCAATTCCAGTGACAGATGAGGTCGTGTGA